The genomic segment TTACGGATAACGCTGTTGGTGGTAAGGGTGGTGGAGAGAACCACACGGGTAATTTTACCTGGGTCAATGTCACCCAGCACCCCGTCCACACCCCTGAGAACCGTATCCACAAGATTCTCCTGATCCGTAACCTCCTTGGTCCTTGCCAGAACCCCTTCCGGGCCCAGCAGTACCACATCCGTATGGGTACCGCCCACATCCAGTCCGATAATCATGGAACCTCCTTTGTTAAAAAGAGAGGAAAAACTGTCAGGATATCAAAAAAGCATCCATTCATATGAAAAATCAGGCTACCCAATATGGCCATGGCCTGTCAATTCAGAGTCATCCGATACATGAAAAAACGTAACTGTTCAGCACAGTTTATTTTGAAAATACAATGCTGCAATTGCAGCAGTTTCGTATTATTGCAAGGCACCTTGGCTATTTGCAGGTGACGTTGCAATCGTTTCGGATCAGAGCTTCGAAGGCCTGTGCGAAAGAAGCGGCAAACTGTCTGAGCCGCCACAAAGGCAGCGTGTCTAAGCCTGCCATGGTAATCAAAAAGATTATCCTGCCTGTGGCGGCGAGTTTTTGCCGCTTCCGCACAGGGCAAGAAGATCCCGAATAAGATTGCGTCACAGGCAAATAGCCTGGGTGCCTGTGCATCTGTCTGGCAGGTATCGTACTAAAAAAACTGTGCTGAACAATTACAAAAAAACATCCTTTTAAAAAAATCCTTTCAGAACCGTATCAGCGAGACCCTGGACACCTTGGCATTCTTTTGCATACAAATTTTAAAATCCCTGCGTCCGACCCTTGTCAAGAAAGACTATTTGAACTATGCCTGAGAAGACAAAGGGATTTTCAAAAAGGGCAGATCCGTTTATCTGTCCCTAAAAATTCAACAACAAAGGGGCAAATGCCCCGCAACTTTCAGGAGATACCCATGGCCATTGTTGAGTGGGAAAAAGACGAGTCCGTTGCCATCATCCGCATGAACAGCGGTGAAAACCGCCACAATCTTGAATTCGGCAAGGCAATGTGTGCTGCCATTGATGAAGCCCTTGCGGATGCGGAAGTAAAAGCCATTGTTCTTACAGGAAATGATGGCAAAAACTTCAGCCAGGGCGTGGACATTGAGTGGATGTTCGGCAGACAGAATGAACAGGATTATCAGGCCATGAAAGATTTCATGTACAAAATGAATGAGGTCTTTGCCAAACTTCTCACCGTTCCCGTACCCACCATTGCCGCCATCAGCGGCCATGCCTTTGGTAACGGAGCCATCCTTAGCTGTGCCTGTGACTTCCGCTTCATGCGTGCCGACCGGGGATATTTCTGCTTCCCGGAAGTGGATCTGGGCATTCCATTTTTGCCCGGCATGATCGCCTTCTGCAAAAAATCCGTACCCTACTACAAATTCAACGAAATGAAACTCACGGGCAAGCGGGCAGGTGCTGCTGAGCTGGAAGCAGATCATGTGATCTCCAAGGCCTGCGACAATCTGGAAAGCCTTATGACTGAATCCGTGGCCTTTGCCAAAACCTTCCACAAAAAGCGGGGCATCTTTGGCGAGCATAAAAAACGCCTGCACAAAGAAATCATTGAAATCATGGATGTTGAAGACAAGCCTGTGATTGAATCTCTGGCCCTCTTCATTGCGGACTGATTCGGTATAATAAAATAAAACGGACATCACGAAAAACACTTGCGGTGTCCGTTTTTTATCCCACCCTGCCAAAACTTTTTTCCAGAAAGCGTTTTTCCCACTGGATCCAGATGGGTCTGCCGTGGGGACACCGGGAAGGCTGGGCACAGGCATCCAGTTCATGGAAAAGATGACGGATCTCTTCGGGCTTCAGTGCCTGATTGGCCCGGATGGCCGAATGACAGGCCATGAGAATCAGGCACTGATCCACTGCTTCCACATAGCTTTCTGTATGCCCCTCCGCCACCATCTCTGCAACCGTATCCGCAAACACCTGACCCAGATCCCCGTGGGAGAGAAGGTCAGGAACCGCTTTGATCACAAAGGAATTACCACCAAAGGGCTCCACATATAACCCCAGAGCCTCCATTAACGGCAGCAGCTCCCAGGCCAGATCCGTTTCACGGAAACCAAGCTCCACCACCTGGGGAATCAAAAGCTGCTGGGAAAGACCTTTGCCCTTTTCATGGCGTCGTCTCAAGGCTTCATAGCGCACCCGCTCATGGGCCGCATGCTGATCCACCATTACCAGCCCAGCGTCGGACTCACAGAGAATATAGGTATTATGGAGCTGACCTATAATCTTCAGTTCCGAATAAAATTCCTTTTTCTCCCAAAGTCTTCCCTGCGGGTCCTGTGCAGAAAAAACACCGGGACTGCCCCCTTGACCGGAAAACCGGGGCCTTTCCTGCCGGATTTCACCTGCCTCTTCCCTCTGTTCTTCCTTCCCGGAAAACATGGCTTCCGGAGAAAATGCATGGCCCGGATCTCCAGATTCTGCGGACTCCCTCACTATTTCACCGGCCAAAGGGGCTGCCTCTGCAGAAAAAGAAGATGCAGACCCTGCCCCATCCTTAAGATCATTTCCTGACACATTCTCTCCGGAAAGTGGGCCGAGACCTTCACCATGCCTTGAAGAAACAGCGCCGTGGGTGGCAACAATATTCCTGACTTCTTCCAGACTCTCCCTGCGAGAGACTGAAGAAACCTGCCATTTACGATTGTCCTCCCCCGTCAGTGCCAAAGCCACACCATCCCGCACGGCAGCCCACACCGCCCTGCCGTCGGCAAACCTCACCTCATGCTTGGTGGGATGCACATTCACGTCCACCCGGTCAGGATCCACATCCAAAAATAAAATGGCCACAGGGTAGCGGCCCGTCATCATCCGGCCCTTATACCCCTCAAAAAGGGCCTTATATACAGACCTGTCCCGGACATGACGGCCATTCACATAAAGATAGATCCGCTGGGTAGTACTTCGGGAAATATCCGGGGATGCCACCCAGCCACTTACCCTGATTCCAGCCCCCCGATGCTCCACTGGGAAAAGATGGTTTTCCACTTCCTTTCCCAGCACATCCACGGCCCGGACAAAGGCATCACCTCCGGCAAGATGCCTCAGCACACGGCCATTGTGAAGAAGCCGGAACTGCACATCTGGAAAACCCAGAGAAACGGAAAGCAGAATATCGGCTATGTGCCCCATCTCCGTATTTTCCGTTTTCAGAAATTTTCTGCGGGCAGGAACATTGAAAAAAAGATTTTTTACGGAAATAACAGTACCCGGTGCAGCACCCGTTTCCGTAACATCCAGAATCCGCCCTCCTTCCACCACTATGCGCACACCGGAAGGAGCGTCCTGCTCCCGGCTGACAAGCTCAAAACGGGAAACGGAAGCCATACTTGGCAAAGCTTCACCCCGAAATCCTAAGGTTCGGATGGAAAAAAGATCCGCATCGGTTAAAAGCTTGCTTGTGGCATAACGCTCAAGGGACAACATGGCATCATCTGCTCCCATGCCATGACCATTGTCGGACACCCGGATACCCGCAAGCCCGCCCCTTTCTATGGCTACCTCAATGCTGGTGCTGCCCGCATCCAGGCTGTTTTCCACAAGCTCCTTCACAACGGAAGCCGGACGCTCCACCACCTCGCCTGCGGCAATTTTGTTGGAAAGAATGTCAGGCAATACTCGGATCTTGGACATAAAATTCCCATAAAAAAAGGAAGACACCAGGGCCTTCCTTTCATTGACTTCAGATATCGAAACAGGCTGGTTTTGCCCCTTCGCTC from the Desulfobotulus mexicanus genome contains:
- a CDS encoding enoyl-CoA hydratase/isomerase family protein gives rise to the protein MAIVEWEKDESVAIIRMNSGENRHNLEFGKAMCAAIDEALADAEVKAIVLTGNDGKNFSQGVDIEWMFGRQNEQDYQAMKDFMYKMNEVFAKLLTVPVPTIAAISGHAFGNGAILSCACDFRFMRADRGYFCFPEVDLGIPFLPGMIAFCKKSVPYYKFNEMKLTGKRAGAAELEADHVISKACDNLESLMTESVAFAKTFHKKRGIFGEHKKRLHKEIIEIMDVEDKPVIESLALFIAD
- the mutL gene encoding DNA mismatch repair endonuclease MutL, encoding MSKIRVLPDILSNKIAAGEVVERPASVVKELVENSLDAGSTSIEVAIERGGLAGIRVSDNGHGMGADDAMLSLERYATSKLLTDADLFSIRTLGFRGEALPSMASVSRFELVSREQDAPSGVRIVVEGGRILDVTETGAAPGTVISVKNLFFNVPARRKFLKTENTEMGHIADILLSVSLGFPDVQFRLLHNGRVLRHLAGGDAFVRAVDVLGKEVENHLFPVEHRGAGIRVSGWVASPDISRSTTQRIYLYVNGRHVRDRSVYKALFEGYKGRMMTGRYPVAILFLDVDPDRVDVNVHPTKHEVRFADGRAVWAAVRDGVALALTGEDNRKWQVSSVSRRESLEEVRNIVATHGAVSSRHGEGLGPLSGENVSGNDLKDGAGSASSFSAEAAPLAGEIVRESAESGDPGHAFSPEAMFSGKEEQREEAGEIRQERPRFSGQGGSPGVFSAQDPQGRLWEKKEFYSELKIIGQLHNTYILCESDAGLVMVDQHAAHERVRYEALRRRHEKGKGLSQQLLIPQVVELGFRETDLAWELLPLMEALGLYVEPFGGNSFVIKAVPDLLSHGDLGQVFADTVAEMVAEGHTESYVEAVDQCLILMACHSAIRANQALKPEEIRHLFHELDACAQPSRCPHGRPIWIQWEKRFLEKSFGRVG